The Euphorbia lathyris chromosome 3, ddEupLath1.1, whole genome shotgun sequence genome contains a region encoding:
- the LOC136221943 gene encoding receptor-like protein 7: MASNRILLILSMMLNLVICYSSICHDNERSALLKFKESFSVKCDDSGYAKVASWPIQGRETSNCCSWNGVQCSNETGHVIALDLSTSCLFGSINSSSTLFLLVHLRRLDLSFNNFNYSRIPSGIRNLSSLTHLNLSVSNFSDQIPSEILQLSNLVSLDLSENPLKLQTPGLKDVAENLTSLTTLHLSGVTIASEVPRSLAKLSSLSSLLLKDCSLEGEFPGEMFQLRFLRYLSVRWNGNLTGYLPEFEVGSSLEMLMLDGTNFTGQIPSSIRNLQSLKSLTASGCLFSGQLPSSLGNLSKLNFLDFSRNNLSGKIPSSLSNLHELGYLSISFNNFSPGNLYWLGNLTNLFFLDLKSTNSHGEIPFSLSNLTQLTHLWLSTNFLNGTIPTWLGNFTQSIQLSNNLLHGSVPESIFDFPNLQELELQFNHLSGNLKLDSVLKSVNLVDLQLSENHLSLTGNPNTNISLPKFQILGLSTCNLTEFPNFLQFQDSLKFLDLSQNKIEGLVPSWISKLGPETLGILNLASNYLTGFEQPLLHLPWTNLHVLNLTSNNLQGSLPIPPLSIFIYLVSNNKLSGQLSPMICNLPYLLTLDVSNNNLSGNLPRCFGDLINSASVLNLQNNSLSGKIPDRYTSGCTLKMIDFGRNELEGKIPRSLSNCTELDTLSLGNNKINDIFPSWLGVLANLKVLILRSNKLRGVIGKPEANSEFPSLQVIDLSDNNFTGKLPLEYFRNWKAMSSVDKKRLAYMHVDTSFQISNYSWSNYYTYSIIMSNKGINIEYEKIPRFFVAMDLSSNKFEGEIPGAIGNLRELLLLNLSNNVLARHIPSTLGNLQQLEALDLSMNKLSGNIPMQLTQLSFLAFFNVSRNNLTGLIPRGNQFNTFENSSYDWNSGLCGNPLSRKCEDSDSRMPLAPPQPEDGAEFEFGWKVVLMGFASGLVIGVAIECTVNTRKNIDKWQAKLTRFKCKLWRN; the protein is encoded by the coding sequence ATGGCAAGTAACAGGATACTCTTAATACTGTCGATGATGCTTAATCTTGTAATTTGTTACTCTTCAATATGCCATGATAATGAGAGGTCAGCTTTGTTGAAGTTTAAAGAAAGCTTTTCAGTGAAGTGTGATGATTCTGGTTATGCAAAGGTTGCCTCTTGGCCGATCCAAGGACGAGAAACCAGCAATTGCTGCTCCTGGAATGGTGTCCAATGCAGCAACGAAACCGGCCACGTTATAGCTCTTGACCTCTCTACCAGCTGTCTGTTTGGTTCGATCAATTCAAGCAGTACCCTTTTCCTTCTTGTTCATCTTAGGAGACTAGATCTTTCATTCAACAACTTCAATTATTCCAGAATTCCTTCTGGAATCAGGAACCTCTCAAGCTTGACACACTTGAATCTCTCTGTCTCTAACTTTTCTGATCAAATCCCATCAGAAATTTTACAACTTTCCAATTTGGTTTCTCTTGATCTGTCTGAAAATCCATTGAAGCTTCAAACGCCTGGTTTGAAGGATGTAGCGGAAAATTTAACTAGTTTGACCACACTTCATCTGAGTGGAGTCACCATTGCTTCAGAAGTACCTCGTAGCTTGGCGAAGTTATCTTCTTTGTCTTCTCTCCTTCTCAAAGATTGTTCATTGGAAGGAGAGTTTCCAGGAGAGATGTTCCAATTACGTTTTCTTCGCTATCTAAGTGTGCGGTGGAATGGAAATCTCACAGGTTATTTGCCTGAATTTGAGGTGGGTAGCTCTCTTGAAATGCTGATGCTTGACGGTACAAACTTCACAGGTCAAATACCAAGCTCAATTAGAAACCTTCAATCATTAAAAAGCTTGACAGCCTCAGGATGTCTATTTTCGGGGCAGCTACCATCTTCACTTGGAAATCTTAGTAAGCTTAACTTTCTTGACTTTTCTCGGAACAATTTATCAGGGAAGATTCCTTCTTCCCTGTCAAATCTGCATGAGCTCGGATATCTGTCAATTTCCTTTAATAATTTCAGCCCTGGCAATTTGTATTGGCTCGGAAACTTGACAAATCTTTTTTTTCTCGACTTGAAGAGCACCAATTCACATGGGGAGATTCCATTTTCTCTTAGCAATCTGACTCAACTCACCCACCTGTGGCTGTCTACCAATTTTCTAAATGGTACAATTCCAACTTGGCTTGGAAATTTCACCCAATCAATTCAACTTTCCAACAATCTACTTCATGGTTCGGTTCCAGAGTCGATTTTCGATTTTCCAAATCTTCAAGAACTCGAGCTTCAGTTCAACCATTTGAGTGGAAATCTGAAACTCGATTCGGTTCTTAAATCTGTAAACCTTGTTGATCTTCAGTTATCAGAAAACCATTTGTCGCTGACTGGCAACCCGAATACAAATATTTCCCTGCCCAAATTTCAGATCCTAGGACTGAGTACCTGTAATTTAACAGAATTCCCAAACTTCTTGCAATTCCAGGATAGTCTGAAGTTTTTAGACCTTTCTCAGAACAAAATTGAGGGACTTGTACCAAGTTGGATATCAAAATTGGGTCCTGAAACACTTGGGATTCTAAATTTGGCTTCCAATTATTTGACAGGTTTTGAGCAGCCTCTCCTACATCTTCCTTGGACTAATTTGCATGTCCTCAATCTTACCTCAAATAACCTGCAAGGATCTCTTCCGATTCCGCCACTTTCTATCTTCATTTATTTAGTCTCAAACAACAAGCTCTCCGGTCAACTTTCTCCAATGATCTGCAATCTTCCTTATCTCCTGACTCTTGATGTGTCAAACAACAATCTGAGTGGCAACCTTCCACGGTGCTTCGGAGACTTGATTAACTCAGCTTCGGTGCTCAATCTACAAAACAACAGCCTGTCAGGAAAAATTCCTGATAGATATACAAGTGGCTGCACATTGAAGATGATTGATTTCGGTCGAAACGAGTTAGAGGGAAAGATTCCAAGATCATTATCTAATTGTACAGAGCTAGACACTCTAAGTCTTGGGAACAATAAGATAAATGATATCTTTCCTTCTTGGTTGGGTGTCCTTGCAAACCTGAAAGTTCTGATTCTAAGATCGAACAAGCTCCGTGGTGTAATAGGAAAACCTGAAGCCAACTCTGAGTTCCCCAGTTTGCAGGTTATTGACCTCTCTGATAACAATTTTACAGGGAAGTTGCCACTGGAATACTTTCGGAATTGGAAAGCAATGAGCAGTGTGGACAAAAAACGCCTTGCCTATATGCATGTGGATACAAGTTTTCAGATATCAAATTATTCATGGTCCAACTATTATACATACTCAATTATAATGAGCAACAAAGGCATAAACATAGAGTATGAAAAGATCCCGCGGTTCTTCGTAGCTATGGATCTTTCTAGCAACAAGTTTGAAGGGGAAATTCCTGGAGCCATTGGGAATCTAAGAGAACTTCTTTTGCTCAACCTTTCGAACAACGTTCTCGCTCGTCATATACCTTCAACCTTGGGGAACTTGCAGCAGCTTGAAGCTTTGGATCTTTCTATGAATAAACTGTCAGGAAATATTCCAATGCAATTAACACAGCTCTCCTTCCTTGCATTTTTCAATGTGTCTCGGAATAATTTGACAGGCCTAATACCACGAGGAAATCAATTCAACACGTTTGAAAACAGTTCATACGATTGGAATTCAGGATTATGTGGTAACCCTTTGTCAAGGAAATGTGAAGATTCAGATTCCAGGATGCCATTAGCACCTCCACAACCAGAAGATGGAGCCGAATTCGAGTTCGGATGGAAGGTTGTGCTGATGGGGTTTGCAAGTGGACTGGTTATCGGAGTAGCCATTGAGTGCACTGTAAACACAAGGAAGAATATAGACAAATGGCAAGCCAAACTTACAAGATTCAAATGTAAATTGTGGAGAAACTAA